The proteins below are encoded in one region of Alistipes indistinctus YIT 12060:
- a CDS encoding PepSY-like domain-containing protein, with the protein MKKLFALFIGLAALQTVACADDKPIALKDLPAAAQQFLKQYFPDVKATYAKVDNDLWGKNYDVLMADGSSVEFDKNGNWTDVSCKASQVPAAVIPQAIRNHVAQQHPDQRIVSIDRDSKDYEVKLSNGVELKFDLKFNLIGFDD; encoded by the coding sequence ATGAAAAAGTTATTTGCTTTGTTTATTGGCCTCGCAGCTTTGCAAACCGTGGCGTGTGCCGACGACAAACCCATCGCACTGAAGGATCTTCCCGCCGCTGCGCAGCAATTCCTCAAACAGTATTTCCCCGATGTCAAGGCGACCTATGCCAAGGTCGATAACGACCTGTGGGGCAAAAATTATGATGTTCTGATGGCCGACGGCAGCAGTGTCGAATTCGACAAGAACGGCAACTGGACCGATGTCAGCTGCAAAGCTTCACAAGTGCCCGCCGCGGTAATTCCGCAGGCGATCCGCAACCACGTTGCTCAGCAACATCCCGATCAGCGGATCGTATCGATCGACCGCGATTCGAAGGATTATGAGGTGAAGCTCAGTAACGGCGTCGAACTGAAATTCGATTTGAAATTCAACCTGATCGGTTTCGACGATTAG
- a CDS encoding ATP-binding protein, which produces MILLLGIQSVGYIRDLSKASVNIIADNYNSLRYASDMMTSLDSIEYDSAAMLPLLETLALQQKNITEADEFQATGALQQRIAMLQDTVTPRTIQLVRSDLYRIMELNMAAIQAKSRLLSDASEEAMWWLAITAVLCVLIAFVFLIRFPRGVVKPITMLKEGILEIANFNYDKRLDFKHNKEFKTVAESFNKMAEKLSEYRRSTVEDLMTNKKRIEAIVNSLHEPIIGLDPDKKILFMNNEAFTILNLKPIDVIGKNAAEVALGNDLLRRLIRGLYSSEKDDEPLKIYADNKESYFQMENIPLYISPIGEKEQNFIGNVIILNNITKYKELDSAKTNFISTVSHEMKTPISSILMSLQLLEDSRLGALNDEQKALSQSIRESSDRLLKITGELLNMTQLETGKLQLMPKVTKPIELIEYAVGATRVLAERFGCFVEVEYPEKISKLFVDSEKIAWVITNLLSNAIHHSPEGSRIIVGAAEHDKTVDIYVQDFGRGIDPRYHKSIFDRYFRVPGTKVQGSGLGLAISKEFVEAHGGTIGIESEVGKGSRFTVTLPV; this is translated from the coding sequence ATGATCCTGCTGCTGGGCATCCAGTCGGTGGGTTATATCCGCGACCTGTCGAAGGCATCGGTAAACATCATCGCCGACAATTACAATTCGCTGCGCTACGCAAGCGACATGATGACCTCGCTGGACAGCATCGAATACGACTCGGCGGCCATGCTGCCACTGCTGGAAACCCTCGCGCTGCAGCAGAAGAACATCACCGAAGCCGACGAATTCCAGGCTACCGGTGCGCTCCAACAGAGAATCGCGATGTTGCAGGACACCGTCACACCTCGCACGATCCAGTTAGTCCGCAGCGACCTCTACCGCATCATGGAGTTGAACATGGCCGCAATCCAGGCCAAAAGCCGCCTGTTGAGCGATGCGTCCGAAGAGGCGATGTGGTGGCTGGCGATCACCGCGGTGCTCTGCGTGCTGATCGCATTCGTTTTCCTGATACGCTTCCCGCGCGGCGTGGTCAAGCCGATTACAATGCTGAAAGAGGGAATTCTCGAAATCGCGAATTTCAACTACGATAAGCGGCTGGACTTTAAACACAACAAAGAGTTCAAAACCGTTGCCGAATCGTTCAACAAGATGGCCGAAAAACTGTCGGAGTACCGGCGCAGCACGGTCGAGGACCTGATGACGAACAAAAAAAGGATCGAAGCGATCGTCAACAGCCTGCACGAACCGATCATCGGGCTCGACCCCGACAAGAAGATTCTCTTTATGAACAACGAGGCTTTTACGATCCTGAACCTCAAACCGATCGACGTGATCGGCAAAAATGCGGCGGAAGTGGCCCTCGGCAACGACCTGCTGCGTAGGCTGATCCGCGGTCTCTATTCGTCCGAAAAGGACGACGAGCCGCTCAAAATTTATGCGGATAACAAAGAGAGTTATTTCCAGATGGAGAATATCCCGCTCTACATCAGCCCGATCGGAGAGAAAGAGCAGAACTTCATCGGGAATGTAATCATCCTCAACAACATCACCAAGTACAAAGAGCTCGACTCGGCCAAAACGAATTTCATCTCGACCGTTTCGCACGAAATGAAGACCCCCATATCGTCGATCCTGATGAGCCTGCAGCTGCTTGAGGACAGCCGCCTCGGGGCGCTGAACGACGAACAGAAAGCCCTCTCGCAGAGCATCCGGGAAAGCTCGGACCGGTTGCTGAAAATCACCGGCGAACTGCTCAACATGACCCAGCTCGAAACCGGGAAACTGCAACTGATGCCGAAAGTGACCAAACCGATCGAACTGATCGAATACGCGGTAGGTGCGACGCGCGTACTGGCCGAGCGCTTCGGCTGCTTCGTCGAAGTGGAGTACCCGGAAAAGATTTCGAAACTGTTCGTCGACAGCGAAAAGATCGCATGGGTCATCACGAACCTGCTCAGCAACGCGATCCACCATTCGCCCGAAGGATCGCGCATCATCGTAGGCGCTGCGGAACACGACAAAACGGTGGACATTTACGTGCAGGACTTCGGCCGGGGCATCGACCCGCGCTACCACAAGAGTATCTTCGACCGCTACTTCCGCGTGCCCGGCACGAAGGTACAGGGCAGCGGGCTGGGCCTCGCGATCTCGAAAGAGTTCGTCGAAGCGCACGGCGGTACGATCGGCATTGAAAGCGAAGTAGGCAAAGGCAGCCGCTTTACGGTCACGCTGCCGGTCTGA
- a CDS encoding sensor protein KdpD, translated as MDQKQSVQHFLDLIKRSHRGKFKIYIGMIAGVGKSYRMLQEAHQLLEVGVDVKIGYIETHGRPETEALVAGLPVIPRRKLFYKGKELEEMDVAAIINAHPEIVIVDELAHTNIEGSEHGKRWQDVLQILDAGISVISAVNIQHIESLNEEVQEIARIEVRERVPDNVLALADEVVNIDLTAEELITRLKAGKIYKPEKVQTALDNFFRQENILQLRELALKEVALRVEKKVENEVTESPGLRHEKFLAVIDSSEKSPRRVIRKTARLATRFNAHFAVLYVQTDRESSDRIPLANQRYLINNFKLASELGGEVLQIHSNHPIEAIIDTCVKQKISTVCICKPKFTLLSLLYTALSLKRLINRLSHMNIDLIILS; from the coding sequence ATGGACCAGAAACAGAGCGTACAACACTTCCTCGACCTGATCAAACGATCGCACCGGGGAAAGTTTAAAATCTACATCGGCATGATCGCCGGTGTGGGCAAGAGCTACCGCATGCTGCAGGAGGCACACCAGCTGCTCGAAGTGGGCGTGGACGTAAAGATCGGCTACATCGAAACGCACGGACGTCCCGAAACCGAAGCGCTGGTAGCAGGACTGCCCGTCATTCCGCGACGCAAACTCTTTTACAAAGGCAAGGAGCTCGAAGAGATGGACGTCGCGGCCATCATCAACGCCCATCCCGAAATCGTGATCGTCGACGAGTTGGCGCACACCAACATCGAAGGCAGTGAACACGGGAAACGGTGGCAGGACGTGCTGCAGATCCTCGATGCGGGAATCAGCGTGATCAGCGCCGTCAACATCCAGCACATCGAAAGCCTCAACGAAGAGGTACAGGAAATCGCCCGGATCGAAGTCCGCGAACGGGTGCCGGACAACGTGCTGGCGCTGGCGGACGAGGTGGTCAACATCGACCTGACGGCCGAGGAGCTCATCACACGGCTCAAGGCGGGTAAAATTTACAAACCCGAAAAAGTGCAGACGGCGCTCGACAATTTTTTCCGGCAGGAGAACATCCTGCAACTGCGCGAATTGGCGCTCAAAGAGGTAGCGCTGCGCGTCGAGAAAAAGGTCGAAAACGAGGTAACCGAATCCCCCGGCCTGCGCCACGAAAAATTCCTCGCCGTGATCGACAGCAGCGAAAAAAGCCCGCGCCGCGTGATCCGCAAGACCGCCCGGCTGGCCACCCGTTTCAATGCGCACTTCGCGGTCCTCTACGTGCAGACCGACCGCGAGAGCTCGGACCGGATTCCGCTCGCCAACCAGCGATACCTGATCAACAACTTCAAGCTCGCCTCGGAACTCGGCGGCGAAGTACTGCAGATACATTCGAACCATCCGATCGAAGCGATCATCGACACCTGCGTCAAACAAAAAATCAGTACGGTGTGCATCTGCAAACCGAAATTTACGTTACTTTCGTTACTCTATACGGCCCTCTCGCTCAAACGGCTGATCAACAGACTTTCGCACATGAACATTGACCTGATTATCCTCTCCTGA
- a CDS encoding K(+)-transporting ATPase subunit C: MKTFWKSFKITVAFCILLSMGYILILWIFAQAAGPNRGEADIVVAEGRTVGAANVGQSFTEAKYFWGRPSAVDYNGGGSGGSNKATTNPEYLAEIEARIDTFLAAHPYLTRKDVPSEIVTASGSGLDPDISPAAAYVQVKRVADARGLSEETVRTIVEEQVQQPWLGLFGTQKVNVLKLNLALDAKQSK; this comes from the coding sequence ATGAAAACCTTTTGGAAATCGTTTAAAATCACCGTTGCATTCTGCATCCTGCTGTCGATGGGATATATACTCATCCTGTGGATTTTCGCACAGGCAGCCGGTCCGAACCGGGGCGAAGCCGACATCGTGGTGGCCGAAGGTCGTACGGTCGGAGCCGCCAATGTCGGCCAGTCCTTCACTGAGGCCAAATATTTCTGGGGACGTCCGTCGGCCGTCGATTACAACGGCGGCGGCTCTGGCGGCAGCAATAAGGCTACGACCAATCCCGAATACCTGGCTGAAATCGAGGCGCGGATCGACACCTTCCTCGCGGCACACCCCTATCTCACCCGCAAGGACGTTCCCTCCGAGATCGTCACAGCCAGCGGCAGCGGACTCGACCCCGACATCTCGCCCGCAGCAGCCTACGTACAGGTGAAACGGGTCGCCGACGCAAGGGGACTGTCGGAAGAGACCGTCCGGACGATCGTCGAAGAACAGGTGCAGCAACCCTGGCTCGGCCTGTTCGGCACGCAGAAGGTCAACGTTCTGAAACTGAACCTTGCGCTTGACGCGAAGCAATCCAAATAA
- the kdpB gene encoding potassium-transporting ATPase subunit KdpB — translation MKTKNNKLFDKQLLRESLRASVRKLAPRTMIKNPIMFTVEIVTAMMLTMLFYILLSGDTSQGTFGYNLVIFLVLLATLLFANFAEAIAEARGKAQADSLRKTREETPAKLVAGGSVQIISSSALKKNDIFECVAGDTIPADGEIIEGLASIDESAITGESAPVIREAGGDKSSVTGGTKVLSDRIRAKVTAQPGESFLDKMIALVEGASRQKTPNEIALTILLAGFTLVFVIVCATLKPFADYVGANLTIAALISLFVCLIPTTIGGLLSAIGIAGMDRALQANVITQSGRAVETAGDVDTLLLDKTGTITIGNRKATRFHPIAGTDPAQLIRTCMLSSVSDETPEGKSILELGRSQNVTINDMEIAGARMIKFTAETKCSGADLADGRRIRKGAFEAIRRIVEQAGHPFDTEVERTVKKISENGGTPLVVCENEKVTGVIELQDIIKPGIRERFDRLRRMGVKTVMVTGDNPLTAKYIAEKAGVDDFIAEAKPEDKMEYIKREQQSGKLVAMMGDGTNDAPALAQADVGVAMNSGTQAAKEAGNMVDLDNDPTKLIEIVEIGKQLLMTRGTLTTFSIANDVAKYFAIVPALFIAAIPSLEALNLMHLHSPESAILSAVIFNAIIIPLLIPLALRGVKYKPIGASALLRRNLFIYGLGGVIVPFIGIKLIDMFISLFC, via the coding sequence ATGAAAACAAAAAATAACAAACTGTTCGACAAACAGCTGCTCCGCGAAAGCCTCCGCGCCTCGGTGCGCAAGCTCGCCCCGCGCACCATGATCAAAAACCCGATCATGTTCACCGTGGAGATCGTGACGGCGATGATGCTGACGATGCTGTTCTACATCCTCTTATCGGGCGACACGTCGCAGGGTACGTTCGGCTACAACCTCGTCATCTTCCTTGTGCTGCTCGCAACACTCCTCTTCGCAAACTTCGCCGAGGCGATCGCAGAAGCGCGCGGCAAAGCGCAGGCCGACTCGCTGCGCAAAACCCGCGAGGAGACTCCCGCCAAACTGGTTGCGGGAGGTTCCGTACAGATCATCAGCAGTTCCGCTCTGAAGAAAAACGATATTTTCGAATGCGTCGCCGGAGACACGATCCCCGCCGACGGCGAGATCATCGAAGGATTGGCTTCGATCGACGAAAGCGCGATCACGGGCGAAAGCGCACCGGTGATCCGCGAAGCGGGCGGCGACAAAAGTTCGGTGACGGGCGGTACGAAGGTGCTGTCGGACCGTATCCGCGCCAAAGTCACCGCACAGCCCGGCGAGAGCTTCCTCGACAAAATGATCGCACTGGTCGAAGGCGCTTCGCGCCAGAAAACCCCGAACGAAATCGCACTGACGATCCTGCTGGCCGGATTCACGCTGGTATTCGTAATCGTCTGCGCCACGCTCAAACCGTTCGCGGACTACGTGGGAGCGAACCTGACGATCGCCGCACTGATCTCGCTGTTCGTCTGCCTGATCCCGACAACGATCGGGGGACTGCTCTCGGCCATCGGCATCGCCGGTATGGACCGTGCGCTGCAGGCCAACGTAATTACCCAATCGGGCCGCGCCGTCGAAACCGCAGGCGACGTCGACACGCTGCTGCTGGACAAAACCGGTACGATCACCATCGGCAACCGCAAGGCCACCCGGTTCCATCCGATAGCCGGCACGGACCCGGCGCAGCTGATCCGGACCTGCATGCTCTCTTCGGTTTCGGACGAGACGCCCGAAGGCAAATCTATCCTCGAACTGGGCCGCTCGCAGAATGTGACGATCAACGACATGGAAATAGCCGGTGCTCGTATGATCAAATTCACGGCCGAGACCAAATGCTCGGGCGCCGACCTGGCGGACGGACGCCGGATCCGCAAAGGAGCCTTCGAGGCGATCCGCAGGATCGTCGAACAGGCGGGACACCCGTTCGACACAGAGGTGGAACGGACCGTAAAGAAAATTTCCGAAAACGGAGGCACGCCGCTGGTAGTCTGCGAGAACGAGAAAGTGACCGGTGTGATCGAATTGCAGGACATCATCAAACCGGGCATCCGCGAACGGTTCGACCGCCTGCGCAGGATGGGCGTCAAAACGGTGATGGTCACGGGCGACAATCCGCTGACGGCAAAATACATCGCCGAGAAAGCCGGCGTAGACGACTTCATCGCCGAAGCCAAACCGGAAGACAAGATGGAGTACATCAAACGCGAACAGCAAAGCGGCAAACTCGTCGCGATGATGGGCGACGGCACGAACGACGCCCCGGCACTCGCGCAGGCCGACGTCGGCGTGGCGATGAACAGCGGCACGCAGGCCGCCAAAGAGGCCGGCAACATGGTCGACCTGGACAACGATCCGACCAAACTGATCGAGATCGTCGAGATCGGCAAACAGCTGCTGATGACGCGCGGAACGCTGACCACCTTCTCGATCGCCAACGACGTAGCCAAATATTTCGCTATCGTCCCGGCGCTGTTCATCGCGGCGATCCCTTCCCTGGAAGCGCTGAACCTGATGCACCTGCATTCGCCCGAAAGCGCGATCCTATCAGCGGTAATCTTCAATGCGATTATCATCCCGCTGCTGATCCCGCTGGCCCTGCGCGGCGTGAAGTACAAACCGATCGGAGCCTCGGCCCTGCTGCGCCGCAACCTGTTCATCTACGGCCTGGGCGGCGTGATCGTCCCGTTCATCGGCATCAAATTGATCGACATGTTCATCAGTTTATTCTGCTAA
- the kdpA gene encoding potassium-transporting ATPase subunit KdpA encodes MNTEILGVILQLVCLVGLSYPLGRYIAKVYKGEKTWSDFMAPIERWIYKFSGINPEEEMNWKQFLKALLIVNLFWFFWGMILLVSQGILPLNPDGNPGQSPDLAFNTCISFMVNCNLQHYSGETGLSYFTQLFVIMLFQFITAACGMAALAGVFKAMAAKTTQTIGNFWVYLVKSTTRILMPLSLLVGILLIINGTPMTFKGQQHLTTLEGTEQVISQGPTAAIVPIKQLGTNGGGYFGVNSSHPLENPNAFTNMLECWSILILPMAMVFALGFYLKRRKLAWTIYGVMLFAYLVGITVSVNQEMGGNPQIAGMGISQDMGSMEGKEVRIGSAASAMWGMTTTVTSNGSVNSMHDSQTPLSGMLQMLNMQINCWFGGVGVGFMNYYAFLIIAVFISGLMVGRTPEFLGKKIEAREMKIATLVVLLHPFIILVGTALAAGLIAHNPSLGWLNNPSYHGLSEMLYEYTSSAANNGSGFEGLGDNTPFWNISCGIVLILGRYFPIVGQVAIAGLLANKKFIPESAGTLKTDTMTFAVMTFAVIVIVAALSFFPALTLGPIADYLGF; translated from the coding sequence ATGAATACCGAAATCCTGGGCGTCATCCTGCAACTGGTCTGCCTCGTGGGGCTGAGCTATCCGCTGGGACGCTACATCGCAAAAGTGTACAAGGGAGAGAAGACCTGGTCGGACTTCATGGCTCCCATAGAGCGTTGGATCTACAAATTCTCGGGAATCAACCCCGAAGAGGAGATGAACTGGAAACAGTTCCTCAAGGCATTGCTCATCGTCAATCTCTTCTGGTTCTTCTGGGGAATGATCCTGCTCGTTTCACAGGGTATCCTGCCGTTGAATCCCGACGGTAATCCGGGCCAGAGTCCCGATCTGGCGTTCAACACCTGCATCAGCTTCATGGTCAACTGCAACCTGCAACACTACAGCGGGGAAACGGGCCTGAGCTATTTTACGCAGCTGTTCGTCATCATGCTGTTCCAATTCATCACGGCAGCCTGCGGCATGGCGGCACTGGCCGGCGTCTTTAAGGCCATGGCCGCTAAAACGACCCAGACGATCGGCAACTTCTGGGTTTACCTGGTCAAAAGCACGACCCGTATCCTGATGCCGCTCTCCCTGCTGGTCGGTATCCTGCTGATCATCAACGGCACGCCGATGACCTTCAAAGGACAGCAGCACCTCACCACGCTCGAAGGTACCGAACAGGTAATCTCACAAGGACCCACCGCGGCAATCGTACCGATCAAGCAGCTCGGCACCAACGGCGGCGGCTATTTCGGCGTCAACTCTTCCCATCCGCTGGAGAACCCCAACGCCTTCACCAACATGCTCGAATGCTGGTCGATCCTGATTCTGCCGATGGCGATGGTCTTCGCGTTGGGCTTCTACCTCAAACGGCGCAAACTGGCCTGGACCATTTACGGCGTCATGCTCTTCGCCTACCTGGTCGGAATAACCGTCTCTGTCAATCAGGAAATGGGAGGAAATCCGCAAATTGCCGGGATGGGCATTTCGCAAGATATGGGCAGCATGGAAGGCAAAGAGGTACGTATCGGTTCGGCCGCATCGGCCATGTGGGGCATGACCACCACCGTCACTTCGAACGGCTCGGTCAACAGCATGCACGACAGCCAGACCCCGCTCAGCGGTATGCTCCAGATGCTGAACATGCAAATCAACTGCTGGTTCGGCGGCGTGGGCGTCGGCTTTATGAACTACTATGCCTTTCTGATTATCGCCGTCTTCATCAGCGGGCTGATGGTCGGACGCACGCCGGAATTCCTCGGAAAAAAGATCGAGGCGCGGGAGATGAAAATCGCGACGCTCGTCGTGTTGCTGCATCCCTTCATCATCCTGGTGGGTACCGCACTCGCGGCAGGACTCATCGCGCACAACCCGTCGTTGGGCTGGCTCAACAACCCGTCGTACCACGGCCTGAGCGAAATGCTCTACGAGTACACCTCGTCGGCGGCCAACAACGGTTCGGGCTTCGAGGGCCTGGGCGACAACACCCCCTTCTGGAACATTTCGTGCGGCATCGTGCTGATCCTGGGCCGCTATTTCCCGATCGTCGGACAGGTCGCCATCGCAGGACTACTGGCAAACAAGAAATTCATTCCCGAAAGCGCCGGCACGCTGAAGACCGACACGATGACCTTCGCCGTGATGACTTTCGCCGTAATCGTGATCGTCGCCGCACTTTCGTTCTTCCCGGCACTCACGCTCGGTCCGATCGCCGATTACCTCGGTTTCTGA
- the kdpF gene encoding K(+)-transporting ATPase subunit F, whose product MYTILLIISILIFIYLMYVLVRPEKF is encoded by the coding sequence ATGTATACGATTTTACTAATTATCAGCATCCTGATCTTCATCTATCTGATGTATGTACTGGTAAGGCCCGAAAAATTCTGA